One segment of Lachancea thermotolerans CBS 6340 chromosome E complete sequence DNA contains the following:
- a CDS encoding 60S ribosomal protein uL4 (highly similar to uniprot|P49626 Saccharomyces cerevisiae YDR012W RPL4B Protein component of the large (60S) ribosomal subunit, nearly identical to Rpl4A): MSRPQVSVHGLTGETSSSSVALPAVFSAPIRPDIVHSVFTSVNKNKRQAYAVSDKAGHQTSAESWGTGRAVARIPRVGGGGTHRSGQAAFGNMCRGGRMFAPTKTWRKWNVKVNHNEKRYATASAIAASAVASLVLARGHRVEKIPEIPLVVSNDLESVKKTKEAVAALKAVGAHSDVVKVLKSKKMRAGKGKYRNRRFTQRRGPLVVYAEDNGIVKAFRNLPGVETANVASLSLLQLAPGAHMGRFVIWTESAFAKLDQVWGSETVASAVKSGYTLPSNIISNTDVTRIINSSEIQSVVRPAGQPSQKRTHVLKKNPLKNKQVLLRLNPYAKVFAAEKLGSKKVEKKTSTPSKIFSETLKHD, encoded by the coding sequence ATGTCTCGCCCACAAGTTTCCGTTCACGGTTTGACCGGTGAaacctcttcatcttcagtTGCTTTGCCAGCTGTCTTCTCTGCTCCTATCCGTCCAGACATTGTCCACTCTGTGTTCACCTCTgtgaacaagaacaagagacAGGCTTACGCCGTCTCTGACAAGGCTGGTCACCAAACCTCTGCTGAGTCCTGGGGTACTGGTCGTGCTGTCGCCCGTATTCCTCGTGTCGGTGGTGGTGGTACCCACAGATCTGGTCAGGCTGCTTTCGGTAACATGTGTCGTGGTGGTCGTATGTTCGCTCCAACTAAGAcctggagaaagtggaacGTCAAGGTGAACCACAACGAGAAGCGTTACGCCACTGCTTCCGCTATCGCCGCTTCCGCCGTTGCTTCTTTGGTCTTGGCTAGAGGTCACAGAGTCGAGAAGATCCCAGAGATCCCTCTGGTTGTCTCCAACGACTTGGAGTctgtcaagaagaccaagGAGGCTGTTGCCGCTTTGAAGGCTGTTGGCGCTCACTCTGACGTCgtcaaggtcttgaagtccaagaagatgagagCCGGTAAGGGTAAGTAcagaaacagaagattCACCCAGAGAAGAGGCCCATTGGTTGTCTACGCTGAGGACAACGGTATCGTTAAGGCCTTCAGAAACTTGCCAGGTGTTGAGACTGCCAACGttgcttctttgagcttgttgcAGTTGGCTCCAGGTGCTCACATGGGTAGATTCGTCATCTGGACTGAGTCTGCTTTCGCTAAGTTGGACCAGGTCTGGGGTTCCGAGACTGTTGCTTCCGCCGTCAAGTCTGGTTACACTTTGCCAAGCAACATCATCTCCAACACCGATGTCACCAGAATCATCAACTCTTCTGAGATCCAGTCCGTTGTTAGACCAGCTGGCCAACCAAGCCAGAAGCGTACTCacgttttgaagaagaacccattgaagaacaagcaagTCTTGCTAAGATTGAACCCTTACGCCAAGGTCTTTGCTGCTGAGAAGTTGGGCTCTAAGAAGGtcgagaagaagactaGCACTCCATCCAAGATCTTCTCtgagactttgaagcacgACTAA
- the HMT1 gene encoding protein-arginine omega-N methyltransferase HMT1 (highly similar to uniprot|P38074 Saccharomyces cerevisiae YBR034C HMT1 Nuclear SAM-dependent mono- and asymmetric arginine dimethylating methyltransferase that modifies hnRNPs including Npl3p and Hrp1p thus facilitating nuclear export of these proteins required for viability of npl3 mutants) — translation MSKTTVGESATTKKDLNEFEQHYFSSYDHYGIHEEMLQDTVRTLSYRNAITQNKDLFKDKIVLDVGCGTGILSMFAAKNGAKHVIGVDMSSIIEMAREIVELNGFSDKITLLRGKLEDVKLPFPKVDIIISEWMGYFLLYESMLDTVLWARDNYLVEGGLIFPDKCSIHVAGIEDSQYKDEKLNFWQDVYGFDYSPFVPLVKKEPLVDTVQHTAVNTTRSKLIEFDLNTITVADLAFKAKFKVEAKSQDFINGIIAWFDIEFPAPEGKKPVTFSTGAHAPYTHWKQTVFYMEDDLECEKGETLEGEITCVPNKTNNRDLDIKIAYNFKASGSDANTRSKKNENFYLMH, via the coding sequence ATGAGCAAGACTACTGTTGGTGAGTCTGCTACCACAAAGAAGGATCTCAACGAGTTTGAGCAACACTACTTCAGCTCATACGATCATTATGGGATTCACGAAGAGATGCTTCAGGATACCGTTCGTACTCTATCTTACCGGAACGCTATCACGCAAAACAAAGATCtattcaaagacaaaattgTACTAGATGTCGGCTGTGGTACCGGTATTCTTTCTATGTTCGCTGCGAAGAACGGGGCCAAGCATGTTATCGGTGTGGATATGTCCAGCATAATCGAAATGGCGCGCGAGATCGTGGAGCTCAATGGCTTCTCTGACAAAATTACACTATTGCGTGGTAAGCTAGAGGACGTCAAGCTACCTTTCCCAAAGGTTGACATCATCATCTCGGAATGGATGGGATATTTCTTACTTTACGAATCTATGTTGGACACAGTCCTATGGGCTCGTGACAACTACCTGGTTGAGGGCGGGTTGATCTTCCCGGACAAATGCTCGATCCACGTCGCAGGTATTGAAGACTCTCAATACAAAGATGAAAAGCTGAACTTCTGGCAGGACGTGTATGGCTTTGACTACTCACCTTTCGTTCCCCTGgtgaagaaagagccaCTAGTTGACACAGTTCAGCACACTGCTGTGAACACTACTAGATCAAAGCTTATTGAGTTTGACCTGAATACCATCACTGTCGCGGACCTCGCGTTCAAAGCCAAGTTTAAGGTGGAGGCTAAATCTCAAGACTTTATCAATGGGATTATTGCTTGGTTCGATATCGAGTTTCCTGCCCCTGAGGGCAAGAAGCCCGTAACCTTCTCTACTGGAGCACACGCCCCTTACACTCACTGGAAACAGACGGTGTTCTACATGGAAGATGACCTTGAATGTGAAAAGGGTGAAACCCTGGAAGGTGAAATCACTTGTGTTCCTAACAAGACCAACAACAGAGACCTAGACATCAAGATCGCGTACAACTTTAAGGCGAGTGGCTCTGACGCTAATACAAGgtcaaagaagaatgaAAACTTCTATTTGATGCATTGA
- the PEX8 gene encoding Pex8p (similar to uniprot|P53248 Saccharomyces cerevisiae YGR077C PEX8 Required for peroxisome assembly peroxisome associated protein containing a PTS1 signal) produces the protein MALLARQSQADQAVDYIINALSKPNFHGDIKAILNNLVYYVPRVRSKVNLDRLLHAMFCSKAWETALQNDLISLQESSEAIFSWKLEISEPVISVNEFYQAWDSAVTDCNMWSAGQIAIIGGALKAQNKFKSLQTRYFLDERGSVVEIYTRWKRQYFLPLWRQIFMRSVRTPKRLEQLALILSAVFSPGDSAFVPCDPLCEVLIGLSIAYIQDPSRGEPSVARNISNIAKTLEAALQYASKKVTSRSLKLICTATFELSLRELNNPKSVYSSQAYSNQLLTVVLIFRGCVTQPVIPDIWYLQIIVSLYYMNFILQDFGRVGFESYEFIYEVCTTAIKMKPESYVNSLEVMRGNLWPSVMNNAVNDSRALFLLTFVESTVADMTIDAKLLHSILVPTLNHFVRSPNTVICESAHAAQLALFSNHVSPDCLQKWKCGNCLEYLDLSTNQFLAGFLSSSQVVHVYTSIVREAAFLHPYNDDLVREILHFTYLRILNSWKMGPEIVTTLIECLVVQIPHASQKYIIDWLDNCLSLINSCGQGKEKLLDHLWLQLTSNEITDDAFSWWYENVVRASSKL, from the coding sequence atGGCGTTATTGGCAAGGCAGAGCCAGGCCGATCAAGCTGTCGACTACATCATAAACGCACTGAGCAAACCAAACTTTCATGGAGATATAAAGGCAATTCTCAACAATTTGGTGTATTATGTGCCAAGGGTACGTTCAAAGGTAAATCTTGATAGACTATTACATGCTATGTTCTGCTCCAAGGCCTGGGAAACTGCCTTACAAAACGATCTCATCTCGTTGCAGGAAAGTTCGGAAGCTATCTTTTCATGGAAGCTGGAGATCTCTGAACCTGTGATCAGTGTGAATGAATTTTATCAAGCATGGGACAGCGCAGTTACTGACTGCAACATGTGGTCCGCGGGCCAGATCGCTATCATAGGTGGGGCTTTGAAAGCCCAGAATAAGTTTAAATCCTTGCAGACAAGGTACTTTTTGGACGAAAGAGGCTCGGTTGTTGAGATTTACACGCGCTGGAAAAGGCAATACTTTTTGCCGTTATGGCGCCAAATATTCATGAGAAGCGTTCGCACGCCCAAAAGACTTGAGCAATTGGCTCTCATTCTTTCGGCCGTATTTTCGCCCGGTGACTCGGCCTTTGTACCGTGTGATCCGCTTTGTGAAGTGCTCATAGGGCTCTCAATAGCTTACATTCAGGACCCGTCTAGGGGTGAGCCTAGTGTGGCTCGAAACATAAGCAATATCGCGAAAACCCTGGAAGCTGCGCTTCAATATGCATCTAAGAAAGTGACATCTCGCTCGTTAAAGTTAATATGTACCGCGACCTTTGAGCTTTCCCTCCGAGAACTCAATAATCCAAAATCGGTTTATTCGTCGCAAGCGTACTCCAATCAGTTATTGACCGTTGTATTGATTTTTCGTGGGTGCGTTACACAGCCAGTAATTCCTGACATCTGGTATCTACAGATTATCGTGTCCTTATACTACATGAACTTCATCTTACAAGATTTTGGTAGAGTTGGTTTTGAGTCTTACGAGTTCATCTACGAGGTGTGCACTACTGCCATCAAGATGAAACCTGAAAGCTACGTGAACAGTTTGGAAGTTATGCGAGGAAATTTGTGGCCCTCAGTAATGAACAACGCCGTTAATGACAGCCGGGCCCTTTTTCTCCTGACATTTGTCGAGTCAACAGTAGCTGATATGACCATCGAtgcaaaacttcttcacagCATCCTAGTTCCAACCCTAAATCATTTCGTTCGCTCCCCTAATACAGTAATCTGCGAATCCGCTCATGCAGCTCAATTAGCGTTATTCTCGAACCATGTCTCTCCCGattgtcttcaaaaatggaaaTGCGGAAATTGTTTGGAGTACCTTGATTTATCTACAAATCAGTTTTTGGCAGGATTCCTATCGTCCAGTCAGGTAGTTCATGTTTATACGTCGATTGTACGTGAAGCAGCATTCCTGCATCCGTATAATGACGACCTTGTGAGGGAAATCCTTCATTTTACCTACTTGAGAATCCTAAACTCGTGGAAAATGGGGCCAGAGATAGTGACCACACTAATAGAATGCCTCGTTGTTCAGATTCCTCATGCGAGCCAAAAGTATATCATCGACTGGCTCGATAACTGCTTGAGCCTTATTAACAGTTGTGGTCAAGGGAAGGAAAAGTTATTAGATCATCTTTGGTTACAGCTTACAAGCAATGAAATAACAGATGACGCATTTAGTTGGTGGTATGAAAACGTGGTTAGGGCTAGTTCTAAACTTTAg
- the DSC2 gene encoding Dsc2p (similar to uniprot|Q08232 Saccharomyces cerevisiae YOL073C Hypothetical ORF), whose product MSGEAPAGLAQFPITRLCMLTTVILPIIASIADCKYWFLVYDDPFITEYKQYYRYVMFQIAAINETDVALITLIWYNLRHLERLFGSRKYASIIVLSWFYTTATIVLMNKLFNLNPFFRWNRLTSGSLPTVLSLFHFYKEYTPQIYEFDVRLTKPFGLRSKQLKWTFNDQFMINTLVMIMLANQGMSGLATGFLSWLCGVFIDKGLLPGSEVFRVPSFISRPGHNQGQTLVTGTESDAADVSESGAQGSVTGGDEEPSDEPARPLGVQFLDTFRM is encoded by the coding sequence ATGTCAGGCGAAGCGCCGGCTGGACTGGCACAATTCCCTATTACGAGGCTATGCATGCTAACAACAGTTATACTGCCGATAATCGCTTCCATCGCGGACTGCAAATATTGGTTCTTGGTTTATGACGATCCATTTATAACCGAGTACAAGCAATACTACAGATATGTTATGTTTCAAATCGCTGCAATTAATGAAACCGATGTTGCGCTGATAACCCTGATATGGTACAACTTAAGGCACCTGGAGAGGCTGTTCGGGAGCAGAAAGTATGCTAGCATTATCGTCCTTTCATGGTTTTACACCACTGCAACGATAGTATTAATgaacaagctcttcaacctcaaccCCTTTTTCAGGTGGAACAGATTGACTAGTGGAAGCCTTCCCACTGTGCTTAGCCTTTTCCATTTTTACAAGGAGTACACGCCCCAGATTTACGAGTTCGACGTCAGGTTGACCAAGCCATTTGGTCTTCGATCAAAGCAGCTGAAGTGGACATTCAACGATCAGTTCATGATCAATACGCTGGTGATGATAATGCTAGCGAACCAAGGCATGAGCGGACTGGCAACTGGTTTCTTAAGCTGGCTTTGCGGGGTCTTCATCGACAAGGGCCTCTTGCCAGGCTCAGAAGTTTTCCGGGTTCCCTCGTTTATCAGTCGACCTGGCCACAACCAGGGGCAGACGCTAGTGACAGGCACAGAGTCTGACGCAGCTGATGTTAGTGAATCAGGGGCACAGGGATCGGTGACTGGTGGCGACGAAGAGCCTAGCGACGAGCCAGCGCGTCCACTTGGGGTACAGTTTCTCGATACATTTAGAATGTAA
- the PAC10 gene encoding tubulin-binding prefolding complex subunit PAC10 (highly similar to uniprot|P48363 Saccharomyces cerevisiae YGR078C PAC10 Part of the heteromeric co-chaperone GimC/prefoldin complex which promotes efficient protein folding): MEALFNSTKTNPRGIPEAPFVERVEDFLKDPNDFDLCFNKFQERLSKYKFMQESKLVTVRQLRQKIPDIENTLNMCRALEKKKESGSNMETNYQLNETLYTKAEIDTSEDLKVGLWLGADVMLEYPVEEAITLLEGKLSDAKQNLEVNQEDVEFLRENITTMEVNCARLYNWDVEKRQQLKHAQQGTENLKI, translated from the coding sequence ATGGAAGCGTTATTCAATTCGACAAAAACGAACCCTCGCGGAATTCCAGAAGCGCCATTCGTTGAAAGAGTGGaagactttttgaaagacccTAACGACTTCGACCTGTGCTTCAACAAATTCCAAGAGAGGCTCTCTAAGTACAAGTTCATGCAGGAGTCGAAGCTTGTCACAGTTAGGCAACTCAGACAGAAGATCCCCGACATAGAAAACACGCTTAATATGTGCAGGGCGttggaaaaaaagaaggaaagcGGTTCAAATATGGAGACTAACTACCAGCTCAACGAGACGCTCTATACTAAAGCGGAAATTGACACAAGCGAAGACCTCAAAGTCGGGCTATGGCTGGGGGCCGATGTAATGCTAGAATATCCAGTCGAAGAAGCGATAACGCTTTTGGAAGGCAAACTGTCAGATGCTAAGCAAAACCTGGAGGTCAACCAGGAAGACGTCGAATTTCTCAGAGAGAATATCACCACAATGGAGGTCAACTGCGCCAGGCTTTACAACTGGGATGTCGAGAAGCGCCAACAGCTGAAGCATGCCCAGCAAGGAACTGAAAACCTGAAAATATAG
- a CDS encoding uncharacterized protein (similar to uniprot|Q08234 Saccharomyces cerevisiae YOL075C Hypothetical ORF) produces the protein MDKDLVENELSFSTATRIALEVDQLSVLAGNNTPIVQDISMRVPSGSIIAIVGGSGSGKTTLLNVLASKVSRNLKKTGSFRFVPESPEHSGEITTAYLTQQDILAPKLTCRETLQYASDLKLRCSKNERRKLVEELIAELGLRDCATTLVGDSRHPGLSGGEKRRLSIGVQMIANPSLLFLDEPTTGLDAYSAFLVIKTLKKLSHKGGRTFIMSIHQPRADILFLLDQVCIMSKGQSVFCDKVVRMVPYFKELGYEVPPHVNPADYFIDLCSVDSRSPQLILDTQARLDELVKNWKIKQDNFHPFSNPEMPPAVPTMPSVPFWRQVHVLTRRKLRFSLRDYTTCIAVLLEPVVIGVITGWIFYKPDGTSLKGLRTMTSALYSAGALQGYLFLLFEIYRLCDQDIKVYDRERGEGCVTPFSFLVSQRLANFVVVDFPVPFLFSIITYFMYGLSANAKSYFIYLSVVLLIHQSSVSFAMFSVAISRDFSQASLIGNLNYTLQSMACGFFVNAKSMPVYVRWTKYITYLWYSFGALMSNQFTDFACGTGEDGGCLGNMILQTFGFPRHWRTVPIIIVFCWTIAYYLSAVAILYLKKTEVGLAKRVKSKKKVEKADPLMEVDVESNPLQAETSEEQGITIELCGINLKAQKKHFSIPRFAKKKGETTIDILNNIDAIFQPNALNAIMGPSGSGKSTLLNLLSGKLRSNIFASFETDGSILYNDTQVNQEVFKSICSFVPQDDDHLLPQLTVRETLAFAADLRLHRLKPKERSRKVDELITELGLKHCENTLVGSELVKGISGGEKRRVSMGTHLLMDPPVLLLDEPTSGLDSFTSFKILEVLSNISKKPGKTVILTIHQPRAEVFQQLGNILLLAKGGRIAFNGSPHEMIGYFSRLGFECPPLTNVADYFLDLISVNTQNETNEVISRKRVEYLLHNWEQEGQAFTKRSTESSDKERYNVFEFEDWKRGKASFSMAYRVCVRRQFLTITRNMQSLSARLAQIPGVGIILALYYAPVKHNYASVSNRLGLIQQSTALYYTGMLTNLACYPGERNYFYQEFDDNIYGVTPFYLGYMTLELPMAAFASSLYAIFTVLVCGLNRTAGNFFVTMYCSLIISTCGEALGIITNTLFTTPGFVVNVVSIVLTIGCVMSGLMSLQMSRVLKGFNYLSPLNYTSMILINYAFPTDMKLSCNDGGRNSDGSCMLSSGKDVLESYGLKTDTRKYLGIIICVWFIYRFIAYLTLRAKLEWVRW, from the coding sequence ATGGATAAGGACCTAGTTGAAAATGAGCTTtcgttttcaacagcgaCCAGAATTGCTCTTGAGGTGGATCAGCTTTCAGTGTTGGCAGGTAACAACACTCCCATCGTTCAAGATATCTCCATGAGAGTGCCTAGTGGTTCTATCATAGCTATTGTCGGTGGTTCTGGATCCGGAAAAACAACTCTTCTTAACGTACTGGCATCCAAGGTgtcaagaaatttgaagaaaaccgGTTCTTTCCGGTTCGTGCCCGAGTCTCCAGAACACTCTGGAGAGATAACAACAGCGTACCTGACGCAGCAAGACATCCTTGCTCCCAAACTCACATGCCGTGAGACGCTGCAGTATGCGTCAGATCTTAAGCTGCGATGTAGCAAGAACGAGCGCCGGAAGCTTGTAGAAGAGCTCATTGCAGAGTTGGGACTTCGAGATTGTGCCACTACGCTGGTTGGCGATTCACGCCACCCCGGTTTATCTGgaggagaaaaaagaagactaAGTATAGGAGTCCAGATGATAGCAAACCCTTCCCTCCTGTTTCTCGATGAGCCTACAACAGGGTTGGACGCTTACTCCGCTTTTCTAGTCATCAAAAcactcaaaaaactgagcCACAAAGGTGGAAGGACATTCATTATGAGCATTCACCAGCCGCGAGCTGATATTTTATTCCTGCTGGACCAGGTCTGTATCATGTCGAAAGGCCAAAGTGTGTTTTGTGATAAAGTTGTTCGTATGGTCCCttatttcaaagaactcGGGTATGAGGTGCCACCTCATGTTAATCCAGCAGATTACTTTATCGACCTCTGTAGTGTTGACTCGCGGTCTCCTCAACTCATACTGGACACTCAAGCGAggcttgatgagcttgtcaAGAATTGGAAGATTAAACAAGACAATTTTCATCCTTTCAGTAATCCCGAAATGCCTCCCGCCGTTCCGACAATGCCAAGTGTACCTTTTTGGAGACAAGTTCACGTTCTAACCAGACGAAAGTTGCGTTTTAGCTTGAGAGATTACACAACATGCATTGCAGTATTGCTTGAACCTGTAGTGATAGGAGTGATCACGGGCTGGATTTTCTACAAACCTGACGGAACCTCTTTAAAAGGCTTAAGAACCATGACAAGCGCATTGTACTCTGCAGGCGCCCTACAAGGCTATCTGTTTCTCTTGTTTGAAATTTACAGATTGTGCGACCAAGATATTAAAGTTTACGACAGAGAGCGGGGTGAAGGCTGCGTCACACcgttttctttcttggtGTCTCAAAGATTGGCGAATTTTGTCGTTGTAGATTTCCCTGTGCCATTTCTGTTTTCCATTATCACATACTTCATGTATGGGCTTAGCGCCAATGCCAAGAGCTACTTCATTTATTTATCGGTAGTGCTCCTCATACACCAGTCATCAGTGTCATTCGCAATGTTTTCGGTAGCCATATCCAGAGACTTTTCGCAGGCTTCATTGATCGGAAACCTCAATTATACCCTTCAATCAATGGCATGCGGTTTTTTTGTCAATGCAAAAAGTATGCCTGTCTATGTTCGGTGGACCAAATACATCACATACTTGTGGTATAGCTTCGGAGCGCTGATGTCAAATCAATTTACGGACTTCGCGTGTGGCACAGGAGAGGATGGAGGTTGTCTTGGAAATATGATTTTGCAGACTTTCGGTTTTCCAAGGCACTGGCGAACTGTACCAATAATAATTGTTTTCTGCTGGACTATTGCATACTACCTCAGCGCGGTAGCAATACTGTATCTTAAGAAAACAGAGGTTGGTTTAGCAAAGCGTGTCAAGTCTAAAAAAAAGGTCGAAAAAGCTGACCCATTGATGGAAGTTGATGTTGAGTCTAACCCGCTACAAGCTGAAACAAGTGAGGAGCAAGGAATAACCATTGAATTGTGCGGCATTAACCtcaaagcccaaaagaaaCACTTTTCTATTCCGCGCTTTgcaaagaagaaaggcGAAACTACTATCGACATTCTTAACAACATTGACGCCATTTTTCAACCTAACGCCCTAAATGCTATTATGGGCCCATCAGGTTCCGGGAAGTCGACGCTTCTCAACCTGCTGTCAGGCAAACTTCGTTCTAATATTTTTGCTTCCTTTGAAACGGACGGATCAATACTTTATAATGACACGCAAGTGAATCAAGAAGTATTCAAAAGTATCTGCTCTTTTGTTCCGCAAGATGATGATCACTTACTGCCCCAGCTTACCGTGCGAGAAACTTTGGCATTCGCTGCCGACCTGAGGCTGCACCGCTTGAAGCCGAAAGAGCGTTCTCGTAAAGTTGACGAGCTAATCACTGAGTTAGGTTTGAAGCACTGCGAAAATACGTTGGTTGGATCTGAGCTGGTGAAAGGCATCAGCGGGGgtgaaaaaagaagagtgTCAATGGGAACACATTTGTTGATGGACCCACCTGTTCTTCTCTTAGACGAACCTACTTCAGGACTTGACAGCTTCacatctttcaaaatactAGAGGTTTTATCCAACATAAGCAAAAAGCCAGGGAAAACAGTTATTCTCACCATTCATCAGCCAAGGGCAGAGGTTTTTCAACAGTTAGGAAACATTCTCTTACTCGCCAAAGGTGGCCGTATTGCTTTTAATGGTTCCCCTCATGAAATGATAGGCTACTTTAGCCGTTTAGGTTTTGAATGCCCTCCTTTGACGAACGTCGCTGATTATTTCCTTGACTTAATATCTGTTAATACTCAAAATGAGACAAACGAGGTCATCTCCCGGAAACGTGTTGAGTACTTATTGCATAATTGGGAGCAAGAGGGACAGGCGTTCACTAAAAGGTCCACAGAGAGCTCGGACAAAGAGCGTTAtaatgtttttgaatttgaagattggAAAAGAGggaaagcttcttttagCATGGCTTACCGGGTCTGTGTGAGACGTCAATTCCTAACAATTACAAGAAACATGCAATCCTTGAGCGCAAGGCTGGCTCAAATACCAGGCGTCGGCATAATTCTTGCACTCTATTATGCCCCCGTTAAGCATAATTACGCGAGTGTTTCAAACCGTCTTGGGCTTATCCAACAATCGACTGCTCTCTACTATACGGGCATGCTCACAAACCTTGCCTGTTATCCTGGCGAAAGAAATTATTTTTACCAGGAATTCGATGATAACATATATGGAGTCACGCCTTTTTACTTGGGTTACATGACCCTCGAACTGCCTATGGCAGCGTTCGCCTCTTCATTGTACGCAATATTCACGGTCTTGGTGTGTGGCCTGAACCGAACTGCTGGTAACTTTTTCGTTACGATGTATTGCAGTCTGATTATTTCAACTTGTGGCGAAGCGTTGGGCATAATTACTAATACCCTTTTTACAACTCCTGGTTTTGTGGTTAATGTGGTTTCGATAGTGCTTACTATTGGCTGTGTAATGTCTGGTTTGATGTCCTTGCAAATGTCCAGAGTTTTAAAAGGTTTCAATTACTTGAGTCCCCTCAATTACACATCGATGATTCTTATTAATTATGCCTTCCCCACTGATATGAAGCTCTCTTGCAATGACGGAGGAAGAAACTCAGATGGGTCGTGCATGCTTTCTTCGGGGAAGGACGTTCTGGAAAGTTATGGCCTGAAGACAGATACTCGAAAATATTTGGGAATTATAATATGTGTCTGGTTCATATACCGGTTCATTGCCTATCTGACTTTAAGAGCAAAATTGGAGTGGGTCCGGTGGTAA